The following proteins are co-located in the Macadamia integrifolia cultivar HAES 741 chromosome 3, SCU_Mint_v3, whole genome shotgun sequence genome:
- the LOC122074099 gene encoding uncharacterized protein LOC122074099, with protein MEKTTPVRKPHTSTADLLTWSENPPEVTSATNSASAASRSGIRNHQPSSKISKVVFGGQVTDEEAESLNKRKPCSGYKLKEITGSRIFAADGENGASDSGSGNPTPSNRTGLRIYQQAVGGISQISFSAEEIVSPKKPTSLPEVAKQRELSGTLSESDAKMKKQLSDAKQRELSGTLSESDAKMKKLLSDAKCKELSGHDIFGPPPEIPPRPLAARSLEPKESKDMGEPAPRNLRISVKGSNPAGGQSNVMFSDETVTKTAKKIHNQKFQELSGNNIFKGDAPPGSAEKPLSMAKLREMSGSNIFADGKAASRDYLGGVRKPPGGESSIALV; from the exons ATGGAGAAAACTACTCCGGTGAGGAAGCCTCACACATCTACAGCAGATCTGCTTACTTGGTCGGAAAATCCACCGGAAGTCACTTCAGCCACCAATTCTGCGTCTGCTGCTTCACGTTCAGGGATCCGTAATCACCAG CCTTCTAGCAAGATCAGTAAGGTGGTCTTCGGAGGACAGGTTACTGACGAGGAAGCTGAGAGTTTGAATAAAAG GAAACCTTGCTCAGGGTATAAATTAAAGGAGATTACTGGTAGCCGAATCTTTGCAGCTGATGGTGAAAACGGTGCTTCAGATTCTGGCAGTGGCAATCCAACTCCCAGTAACCGAACAGGGTTACGAATTTACCAG CAAGCTGTTGGTGGAATCAGCCAGATATCATTCAGTGCAGAAGAAATTGTGTCTCCTAAGAAGCCAACCTCGCTGCCTGAGGTGGCAAAGCAGCGAGAGCTAAGTGGAACACTTAGCGAGTCAGATGCAAAGATGAAGAAACAGCTATCCGATGCTAAGCAGCGAGAGCTAAGTGGAACACTTAGCGAGTCGGATGCAAAAATGAAGAAACTGCTATCCGATGCTAAGTGCAAGGAGCTTAGTGGACATGATATATTTGGACCTCCTCCTGAGATTCCACCTCGACCATTGGCTGCACGTTCTTTGGAGCCGAAAGAAAGCAAGGACATGGGGGAACCAGCACCACGAAATTTACGCATATCCGTTAAAGGATCTAAT CCTGCGGGAGGTCAGAGTAATGTCATGTTCAGCGACGAAACTGTTACAAAGACTGCAAAGAAGATACACAATCAGAAGTTTCAAGAACTTAGTGGCAATAACATATTTAAAGGGGATGCGCCTCCAGGGTCTGCTGAGAAGCCACTCAGCATGGCAAAGCTGcgggagatgagtggcagtaaCATCTTTGCTGATGGGAAGGCAGCCTCCAGAGACTACTTAGGTGGTGTTCGCAAACCTCCTGGTGGGGAAAGCAGCATTGCCCTTGTTTAA
- the LOC122074738 gene encoding benzyl alcohol O-benzoyltransferase-like: MALQSSLVFSVRRCKPELIPPAKPTPREFKSLSEIDDQDGYWFQFPVIQFYKNDPTMRGIDPLKVIREALAKALVFYYPFAGRLREGPDRKLIVDCNAEGVLFIEADADVSLEQFGDTFFPPFPCIDELLYDVPGSQGIVNCPLLLIQVTRLICGGFIVAVRLNHTMSDALGLAQFLTALGEIARGKLTPSVQPVWQRELLHARNPPRVTCVHHEFDDVAKVETNGKPSPPDQQQLVHRNFFFGTTEITALRKHVPSHLHKCSRFDLVTACLWRCRTVALQLDPDDEVRILFPVNVNIRSKEHPPLPVGFYGNAFVLPAGLSTAGELCRNPLGYALELVMKVKTNATDEYMRSLADLMVIKRRPHYTVIGSLVVSDLTRAGLSKVDFGWGKAVYGGPAKGDVGTIPGIISMHIPFKKSNVGEEAIVVPIYLPEPAMERFVEELGSMIGVSLVDPYAKTTKSGFIRSLL, from the exons ATGGCCTTGCAATCTTCTCTAGTGTTCTCAGTACGACGATGTAAACCGGAACTGATTCCTCCGGCGAAGCCCACTCCTCGCGAATTCAAGTCCCTTTCTGAAATCGATGATCAAGATGGTTATTGGTTTCAATTTCCAGTGATACAATTTTACAAGAATGATCCAACAATGCGAGGAATAGATCCCTTGAAGGTCATTAGGGAGGCACTTGCAAAAGCATTGGTTTTTTACTACCCATTTGCTGGTAGGCTTAGGGAAGGACCTGATCGGAAGCTTATTGTGGATTGCAATGCTGAGGGTGTGTTGTTCATAGAGGCTGATGCCGATGTAAGCCTGGAGCAATTTGGTGATACTTTTTTCCCACCGTTCCCTTGCATAGACGAACTCCTTTATGATGTACCTGGCTCACAAGGGATTGTTAATTGCCCTTTATTATTGATTCAG GTTACACGTTTGATCTGCGGTGGATTCATCGTCGCCGTCCGCTTGAACCACACTATGAGCGACGCACTTGGCCTGGCCCAATTCTTGACGGCTTTGGGTGAGATAGCACGTGGGAAACTGACGCCATCGGTGCAACCCGTGTGGCAGAGGGAGCTCCTTCATGCTCGTAACCCACCACGTGTGACCTGTGTGCATCACGAATTTGATGACGTAGCCAAGGTTGAAACCAATGGCAAGCCCAGCCCACCAGACCAACAACAACTGGTCCATCGGAACTTCTTTTTTGGTACAACAGAGATAACAGCCCTACGCAAGCACGTACCTTCACATCTCCACAAATGCTCGAGATTTGATTTAGTAACTGCATGTCTATGGCGATGCCGTACGGTTGCACTCCAATTGGACCCCGATGATGAAGTCCGTATACTCTTCCCTGTTAATGTCAATATACGTTCGAAGGAACATCCACCGTTGCCGGTCGGGTTCTACGGCAATGCGTTTGTCCTCCCAGCCGGCCTATCGACCGCCGGCGAGCTGTGTCGGAATCCTCTAGGCTACGCACtggagttggtgatgaaggtCAAAACAAATGCTACAGACGAGTATATGAGATCACTAGCGGACTTGATGGTGATCAAGAGGCGACCTCACTATACAGTTATAGGGAGCCTTGTAGTTTCCGATCTGACACGTGCCGGGCTCTCTAAGGTTGATTTTGGGTGGGGGAAAGCAGTGTATGGTGGGCCCGCTAAGGGAGATGTGGGGACCATCCCAGGTATTATAAGTATGCATATACCATTTAAGAAGAGCAATGTGGGAGAGGAAGCAATTGTGGTGCCCATTTACTTGCCCGAGCCAGCCATGGAGAGGTTCGTAGAGGAGCTAGGAAGCATGATCGGAGTCTCTTTGGTGGATCCATATGCTAAGACAACTAAGTCTGGCTTCATTAGATCCCTTTTATAA